The following are encoded in a window of Prochlorococcus marinus CUG1417 genomic DNA:
- a CDS encoding TldD/PmbA family protein: protein MNSKEITTQISEAADSLNLKKWDYGASFSNDYSVQVDKGEAKQLKASQKQILTIRVWNESNLVGITSTSDISESGIKKALNQANIASDFGNKNERTEFSPLAKDPIEVKDSKKRNPVGIKKLLTILREAEVKLLESHESIKSVPYNGLSESFYERVYANSDGAFRSYTKSQAALYLYARAEEKNKKPRSSGSVKLGYGVEDIDIESCIKDASNKTISHLNYSSIKTHKYLICFSPESFLTIINAFSSMFNARSILDGVSLSNKNSIGEKLSTEALNIYDDGLHEKNISSSPFDGEGTPTKRLCLINKGRLENFMHSESTARIFKTMPTGHAGLGSKVSVSPDWIVVEKSEENSNLKTSLDHSTYEGEFVYIEELNAIHAGVRASQGSFSLPFDGWLYKNGKKISIESATVAGDIKYLLKNIVNIESNQEVTTSGISPHIWVDELSITGDA, encoded by the coding sequence ATGAATTCAAAAGAAATAACAACTCAAATCTCTGAAGCTGCAGATTCTCTAAATCTTAAAAAATGGGATTATGGTGCAAGCTTTTCTAATGATTATTCTGTGCAAGTAGATAAAGGTGAGGCTAAACAACTTAAGGCATCACAAAAGCAAATTTTAACTATAAGAGTTTGGAACGAATCTAATTTAGTTGGTATCACATCAACTAGTGATATAAGTGAATCTGGTATTAAAAAAGCTCTAAATCAGGCAAATATTGCATCTGATTTTGGCAACAAGAATGAGAGAACAGAATTCTCACCACTAGCCAAGGATCCTATTGAAGTTAAAGACTCAAAAAAAAGAAATCCTGTTGGTATAAAAAAATTACTTACTATTTTAAGAGAAGCAGAAGTAAAACTATTAGAAAGCCATGAATCCATAAAATCTGTTCCGTATAATGGTCTATCTGAGAGTTTTTATGAGAGAGTTTATGCAAATAGTGATGGTGCCTTTCGTAGTTATACCAAGAGTCAAGCTGCACTTTATTTATATGCAAGAGCAGAAGAAAAAAATAAGAAACCTCGTAGCTCAGGTTCTGTAAAACTTGGATATGGAGTTGAAGATATAGATATAGAGTCGTGTATTAAAGACGCTTCTAATAAAACAATTTCTCATTTAAATTATTCATCTATTAAAACTCATAAATATTTAATATGTTTTTCTCCTGAGTCTTTTTTAACGATCATTAATGCCTTTAGTTCAATGTTTAATGCTAGAAGCATTTTAGATGGAGTTAGCTTATCTAATAAAAATTCTATTGGAGAGAAACTATCTACAGAAGCACTTAATATTTATGATGATGGTCTTCACGAAAAGAATATTTCTTCATCACCATTTGATGGAGAGGGAACTCCTACGAAAAGACTATGTTTAATTAACAAAGGGAGACTTGAAAATTTTATGCATTCCGAATCAACTGCAAGAATATTTAAAACAATGCCCACAGGCCACGCTGGACTAGGATCAAAAGTCTCAGTATCCCCTGATTGGATAGTAGTTGAGAAATCAGAGGAGAACTCAAATCTAAAAACATCATTAGATCACTCTACTTATGAGGGAGAATTTGTTTATATTGAAGAATTAAATGCAATTCATGCTGGTGTAAGAGCAAGTCAAGGTTCATTCTCTCTGCCATTTGATGGATGGCTCTATAAAAACGGTAAAAAAATCTCAATAGAATCTGCAACTGTAGCGGGGGATATCAAATATCTTTTGAAGAATATAGTAAATATTGAATCAAACCAAGAAGTTACAACAAGTGGAATTTCTCCACATATATGGGTAGATGAATTATCAATAACAGGTGACGCGTGA
- the fmt gene encoding methionyl-tRNA formyltransferase — MRIIFWGTPEYSIASLDIFIKSKHEVIGVVSQPDKKRSRGNKLISSPVKSFAEQESIKIYTPKKIRGNIDFINELKSLSCDLFIVIAYGKILPKEILEIPKFGCWNAHASLLPRWRGAAPIQWSLIKGDEFTGVGIMKMNEGLDTGDLLLEEKIKIGDEDNLNTLSEKLSILSAKLLLYATSLIGENIYKNTNSQLTKQNSLGREITYARMIEKSDFKVDWDNEAIEISQKIKGLYPRANTTFRGKNLKILKIKVLSNDEIKNKKYLFMGNYSRPGIILAVIENEGIIISTKNDPVILLEAKLEGKNISSKKQLIQQLKPSVGEYLSD; from the coding sequence GTGAGAATTATATTCTGGGGAACACCTGAATATTCAATTGCGAGCCTTGATATTTTTATTAAATCTAAGCACGAGGTAATTGGAGTAGTTAGCCAACCCGATAAGAAAAGATCTAGGGGAAATAAATTAATATCCTCACCTGTTAAAAGCTTTGCCGAACAAGAATCTATAAAAATTTATACACCAAAAAAAATCAGGGGAAATATAGATTTTATAAATGAACTTAAATCACTATCTTGTGATCTATTTATCGTTATAGCTTACGGGAAAATATTACCCAAAGAGATATTGGAAATCCCAAAATTTGGATGTTGGAACGCGCATGCTTCATTACTTCCAAGATGGCGTGGTGCAGCCCCAATCCAATGGTCACTAATAAAAGGCGATGAATTTACTGGTGTAGGAATTATGAAAATGAATGAGGGACTAGATACTGGTGACTTATTATTGGAAGAAAAAATTAAAATTGGTGATGAAGATAATTTAAATACACTATCGGAAAAACTTAGTATTTTATCTGCAAAATTATTATTATATGCCACATCACTAATCGGAGAAAATATTTATAAAAATACTAATTCTCAATTAACAAAGCAAAATTCCCTTGGGAGAGAAATTACATACGCAAGAATGATTGAAAAATCAGACTTTAAAGTTGATTGGGATAATGAGGCAATTGAAATTTCTCAAAAAATAAAAGGATTATACCCTCGAGCAAATACAACTTTTAGAGGTAAGAACCTAAAAATACTTAAAATCAAAGTTTTGAGCAATGATGAAATTAAAAATAAAAAATACCTTTTCATGGGCAATTATTCAAGACCAGGTATTATTCTTGCTGTAATAGAAAATGAAGGGATAATAATATCAACTAAAAATGATCCGGTTATTTTGTTAGAAGCAAAACTTGAAGGCAAAAACATTTCTAGCAAAAAGCAATTGATACAACAGTTAAAGCCATCAGTAGGTGAATATCTCTCAGATTAA